A genomic stretch from Primulina huaijiensis isolate GDHJ02 chromosome 14, ASM1229523v2, whole genome shotgun sequence includes:
- the LOC140956656 gene encoding protein pleiotropic regulatory locus 1-like, with amino-acid sequence MPGPTMEAELPVEPQSLKKLGFKSLKRALDLFSPLHGQFPPPDPESKKIRVSHKLNTEYGGLKGMESERPGDLPVAKTELQKVLAPSIALTLPGPERSNDIQQGGSQTDLAISSAAQPRGQSVTDVGFQGRSAAVVPSHGSSERNLSTSAIMERIPSRWPRPIWRAPWKNYRVISGHLGWVRSVAVDPSNTWFCTGSADRTIKIWDLASGRLKLTLTGHIDQVRGLAVSTKHTYMFSAGDDKLVKCWDLEQNKVIRSYHGHLSGVYCLALHPTIDILLTGGRDSVCRVWDIRSKMQIHALSGHENTVCSVFTRPTDPQVITGSHDSTIKFWDLRYGKTMLTLTHHKKSVRAMAPHPKEDCFVSASAENIKKFKLPKGEFMHNMLSQQKTIINAAAVNEEGVLVTAGDNGSMWFWDWNSGHNFQQAQTIVQPGSLDSEAGIYALTYDVTGSRLISCEADKTIKMWKEDESATPESHPLHFKPPKDIRRF; translated from the exons ATGCCGGGGCCAACAATGGAAGCGGAACTTCCTGTGGAGCCGCAATCGCTTAAGAAGCTGGGCTTCAAGTCTTTGAAGCGAGCGCTTGACCTATTCTCTCCCCTTCATGGACAATTTCCTCCACCGGATCCAGAAAG CAAGAAGATTCGAGTTAGCCACAAG TTAAATACCGAGTATGGAGGGCTCAAAGGCATGGAATCTGAACGTCCTGGTGATTTGCCAGTAGCAAAAACTGAACTACAGAAAGTTCTTGCTCCTTCCATTGCCCTAACACTTCCAG GTCCTGAAAGATCAAATGATATCCAGCAGGGAGGGTCCCAGACTGATTTGGCGATTAGTTCAGCTGCGCAACCCAGGGGCCAGTCTGT AACTGACGTTGGTTTTCAAGGCAGGAGTGCAGCAGTCGTCCCTTCTCATGGTTCATCTGAAAG GAATCTTTCAACATCAGCCATTATGGAAAGAATTCCAAGTAGATGGCCTCGCCCTATATGGCGGGCTCCATGGAAGAATTACAGG GTTATCAGTGGCCATTTGGGATGGGTGCGGTCCGTCGCAGTTGACCCGAGCAACACTTGGTTTTGTACTGGATCTGCTGATCGAACAATCAAG ATATGGGATTTAGCAAGTGGGAGGCTGAAACTTACACTTACTGGTCACATAGATCAAGTGCGAG GTCTGGCTGTTAGTACCAAGCACACTTACATGTTCTCTGCTGGTGATGACAAATTAGTTAAATGTTGGGATCTAGAGCAGAACAAG GTCATTCGTTCCTATCATGGTCATCTGAGCGGTGTTTATTGCCTGGCTCTCCATCCAACCATTGACATTTTACTTACTGGAGGCCGAGATTCTGTGTGTCGG GTGTGGGATATTCGCAGCAAAATGCAAATTCATGCGCTCTCTGGACATGAGAATACAGTTTGTTCAGTTTTCACAAGACCTACG GATCCACAAGTAATCACTGGTTCTCATGATTCAACAATAAAGTTCTGGGACCTTCGATATG GTAAAACTATGTTAACTCTCACACACCATAAAAAATCTGTGCGTGCAATGGCTCCACATCCCAAGGA GGATTGTTTTGTATCTGCGTCAGCTgagaacataaaaaaattcaaacttcCGAAAGGAGAATTTATGCACAACATGCT CTCTCAACAAAAAACCATTATTAATGCAGCTGCTGTCAACGAAGAAGGTGTACTAGTCACAGCTG GTGACAACGGAAGCATGTGGTTCTGGGACTGGAACAGCGGTCACAATTTTCAGCAGGCTCAAACAATCGTGCAACCTG GATCACTGGACAGTGAAGCAGGCATATACGCTCTCACATATGATGTAACTGGTTCAAGGCTTATCAGTTGTGAGGCTGATAAGACTATCAAGATGTGGAAAGAGGATGAAAGTGCCACACCAGAATCTCATCCTCTTCATTTTAAGCCACCAAAAGATATCAGACGATTCTAA
- the LOC140956659 gene encoding uncharacterized protein: MENQRDFKVPKLKSLDGVISPINVSGRCFHHSPLSPIFDPYASDSSDSPTPLMKYLCSAAPALGATTVPSSPVFATPLKVEEDVLVMDGIPVPKSNKCGPARVRSALTLLKLNLNSTSSQPGGVAAENENSNKADICRHWKDSAICRFGSKCQFAHGKEELRPPRFSDKNKLEIFKPYNSSSGSSSSSHGRKSCSVNQIIAASTSAALLLPIPSTPMTSLTSTVEIKSNSGSINESKDPNTALLGSNWLPLDDGFEVILPLGSSERKKNPSKEDLEAEIQKLLYGTGSTKRLPVFLGICTD; this comes from the exons ATGGAAAATCAGCGCGATTTCAAAGTTCCGAAACTGAAATCATTGGACGGCGTCATCTCGCCGATCAATGTCTCCGGTCGCTGCTTCCACCACTCGCCTCTGAGTCCCATTTTCGATCCGTACGCATCTGACAGTTCGGATTCTCCAACTCCACTGATGAAGTACCTATGCTCCGCAGCTCCGGCGCTCGGCGCCACCACTGTCCCATCCTCACCGGTGTTCGCTACGCCTCTGAAGGTCGAGGAGGATGTTCTCGTTATGGATGGAATTCCGGTGCCAAAATCCAATAAATGTGGCCCAGCGAGAGTAAGGTCAGCTCTGAcattattgaaattgaatttgaatTCTACTTCGTCACAGCCAGGTGGTGTCGCAGCTGAGAATGAGAATTCCAACAAAGCGGATATTTGCCGTCATTGGAAGGATTCTGCCATATGCCGCTTTGGTTCCAAATGCCAG TTTGCACACGGCAAGGAGGAGCTGCGTCCTCCTCGTTTCTCTGACAAAAACAAGCTTGAG ATCTTCAAACCATACAACAGTTCCAGTGGATCAAGCTCATCATCACATGGCAGGAAAAGCTGTTCAGTTAACCAAATCATCGCCGCCTCCACTTCAGCAGCCCTCCTATTGCCGATACCGTCCACACCAATGACCTCATTAACATCTACTGTCGAAATCAAATCCAATTCTGGATCCATCAATGAGAGCAAAGACCCTAATACTGCTCTTTTAGGTTCCAATTGGTTACCTCTGGATGATGGATTTGAGGTTATTTTACCACTTGGATCAagtgaaagaaaaaagaatccCTCGAAAGAAGATTTGGAGGCTGAGATACAAAAACTTCTGTACGGTACAGGTTCGACAAAAAGATTGCCTGTGTTTCTCGGTATATGCACAGACTGA
- the LOC140956663 gene encoding uncharacterized protein, with the protein MSKKNDLARRKRLHEYELRKEKEEKEKREKKLHARKNKMKVDGSSSKKKKGGSGFQVGKKKLKTKLKTKVTPLEKAKAAQAMEIDN; encoded by the exons ATGTCGAAGAAGAATGATCTTGCTCGAAGAAAAAGGCTGCACGAATACGAACTAAGAA AAGAGAAAGAAGAGAAGGAGAAGAGGGAGAAGAAGCTTCATGCCAGGAAAAACAAGATGAAG GTTGATGGTTCCAGCAGTAAGAAGAAGAAAGGTGGGAGTGGATTTCAAGTTGGCAAGAAAAAGTTGAAAACAAAGTTGAAAACGAAAGTGACGCCATTGGAGAAAGCTAAAGCTGCCCAAGCAATGGAGATCGACAACTGA